The Crocosphaera subtropica ATCC 51142 genome includes a window with the following:
- the upp gene encoding uracil phosphoribosyltransferase, translating to MPPQLRVYVPDHPLIKHWLGVARDVNTPGVLFKTAMSELGRWLTYEATRYWFPTLETTVNSPLAPCNATLINPEIPIAVIPILRAGLSLLDGAQTLLPVASIYHLGLVRDEETLENTCYLNKLPEKFAPNTQIIILEPMLATGGSIMTAMQEIAQREADISLVRIISVVAAPPALQQLNTHYPNLNVYTAIIDEGINEQGYIVPGLGDAGDRAFGT from the coding sequence ATGCCCCCTCAACTTCGAGTTTACGTTCCGGATCATCCTTTAATTAAACATTGGTTAGGAGTCGCCCGTGATGTCAATACCCCTGGGGTGTTGTTCAAAACCGCTATGAGCGAGTTAGGCCGGTGGTTAACCTATGAAGCCACCCGTTACTGGTTTCCTACCCTAGAAACCACAGTAAACAGTCCTCTAGCCCCTTGTAATGCGACTCTGATTAATCCTGAAATCCCTATTGCTGTCATTCCCATTTTACGGGCTGGACTTTCTTTACTAGATGGGGCGCAAACCTTACTGCCGGTGGCTTCTATTTATCATCTGGGGTTAGTCAGAGATGAAGAAACCTTAGAAAATACTTGTTATCTGAATAAATTACCCGAAAAATTTGCCCCCAATACCCAAATTATTATTTTAGAACCCATGTTAGCCACGGGAGGGTCAATTATGACCGCTATGCAAGAAATTGCCCAACGGGAGGCCGATATTAGTTTAGTTCGTATTATTTCGGTGGTGGCCGCCCCCCCTGCTTTGCAACAATTAAATACACATTATCCCAATTTGAACGTCTATACCGCTATTATTGATGAAGGGATTAATGAGCAAGGTTACATTGTTCCTGGTTTGGGAGATGCAGGGGATCGCGCTTTTGGAACCTAG
- the psbU gene encoding photosystem II complex extrinsic protein PsbU, producing the protein MKTIVRLFAILMVLISSVGFVGSAVAAELNPVDAKLTTEYGQKIDLNNEDVRGFRQLRGFYPNLAAKIIKYSPYDSVEEVLDIPGLSERQRQRLEANLDKFVVTPPSSELNEGGDRINPGLY; encoded by the coding sequence ATGAAAACTATTGTTCGTCTGTTTGCTATTTTGATGGTACTGATCAGTTCCGTTGGCTTTGTGGGGTCTGCGGTTGCTGCTGAATTAAACCCCGTCGATGCAAAGTTAACCACCGAATACGGTCAAAAAATTGACTTAAATAACGAAGATGTTCGTGGTTTCCGTCAACTTCGTGGGTTCTATCCCAACTTGGCCGCTAAAATCATCAAGTATTCTCCTTATGACAGCGTAGAAGAAGTCTTAGACATTCCTGGACTCAGTGAAAGACAAAGACAACGTTTAGAAGCTAATTTAGATAAGTTTGTGGTTACCCCTCCTTCTAGTGAGTTAAACGAAGGTGGCGATCGCATTAACCCTGGTCTTTACTAA
- a CDS encoding tetratricopeptide repeat protein has product MQGLLKRFWNWIQQFFAQIFGSSSPLGQDEKNPLKQPLSDTDYEFLFSQLLDGVAHGWHEGRILKYFEDLGERGKAKLWVAWLDRFGEKALSSAAPNLQLAARMMRLGELAQSFQKIEPIGQAAYDIGRQLYTREADSAVWEYAGPDTKVTDVLETDIKAPTIEESLGGNAPSPTPSQPPQTETLTIDQLLGRLQQDPQLVAQLSEQLGIDSNDPQILVDALIRQFEAQQPPETPQPSTEPPSPEAVQNYFNQGVEQANLGDLEAAIALWDQALAIDPNFAPAWHNRGSALGTIGQLEEAIASFDCALAINDQDIEALNAKGQVLYSLQKWPEAIACWDQVLAIQPNYYQAWYNRGSALELMGQPSEAIESYQKALEIEPTFELAQNRLQALSQE; this is encoded by the coding sequence ATGCAGGGTTTACTAAAACGGTTCTGGAACTGGATACAACAATTTTTTGCTCAGATATTTGGGTCGTCTTCTCCGTTGGGACAAGATGAAAAAAACCCCTTGAAACAACCCCTAAGCGATACAGATTATGAATTTCTGTTTAGTCAACTCCTAGATGGCGTTGCCCACGGATGGCATGAAGGGCGCATTCTCAAATATTTTGAAGATTTAGGAGAGAGAGGCAAAGCCAAATTATGGGTGGCGTGGTTAGACAGATTCGGGGAAAAAGCCCTTTCTTCGGCTGCCCCTAACTTACAACTGGCAGCGAGAATGATGCGTTTAGGAGAATTAGCTCAATCTTTTCAGAAGATAGAACCCATTGGACAAGCGGCCTATGATATTGGCAGACAACTCTACACCAGAGAAGCAGATAGTGCCGTATGGGAATATGCTGGCCCCGATACTAAAGTCACGGATGTGCTAGAAACGGATATCAAAGCCCCCACCATTGAAGAGAGTTTAGGGGGAAATGCCCCTTCTCCTACCCCCTCCCAACCCCCTCAAACAGAAACCCTAACCATTGATCAATTATTGGGCAGATTACAACAAGATCCTCAACTGGTAGCCCAACTCTCTGAACAATTAGGAATCGATTCGAATGATCCTCAAATCCTAGTCGATGCTTTAATTCGTCAGTTTGAAGCCCAACAACCACCAGAGACTCCTCAACCGTCTACCGAACCACCCTCCCCTGAAGCGGTTCAAAATTATTTTAATCAAGGGGTTGAACAAGCCAACTTAGGGGACTTAGAAGCAGCGATCGCTCTCTGGGATCAAGCCTTAGCCATTGACCCCAATTTCGCCCCGGCTTGGCATAATCGAGGGAGTGCCTTAGGAACCATCGGACAGTTAGAAGAAGCGATCGCCAGTTTTGATTGCGCTTTAGCTATTAATGATCAAGATATTGAAGCCCTTAACGCTAAAGGGCAAGTTCTCTACAGTTTACAGAAATGGCCAGAAGCGATCGCCTGTTGGGATCAAGTCCTTGCCATTCAACCTAACTATTACCAAGCTTGGTACAATCGGGGCAGTGCCTTAGAACTGATGGGACAGCCATCAGAAGCCATCGAAAGCTATCAAAAAGCCCTTGAAATCGAACCCACCTTTGAATTAGCCCAAAATCGTTTACAAGCTTTATCCCAAGAATAA
- a CDS encoding ABC transporter substrate-binding protein, with protein sequence MINGFWPWKRLRQIIKFMSLFSLCFLLTVACNQQPNTTPSPTVTTTGDRITIGTTAQPRTIDPADSYEMSGLTVIYNLSDTLYTYELGSTTLTPQLATEMPTVSDDGLTYTIPLREGVTFHDNTPFNAEAMAFSLERFINNGGKPSFLLADTIDSVEATGEYELTITLKQPFSAFPALLAFPGACAVSPQAYQIGEGKFIPDNLVGTGPYKLNNFTSDSVQLDVFENYWGQKPNNKGIDLQIYPTNPANLFNAFRTQAVDVAYQALTAEQIEQLQQDADSGKGQVIANPGTAIAFMALNVQTEFVQQKPVRQAIASVMDRQLLNNRILKGQGEPLYSMIPTAFEASQPVFQERYGDNDKEAAKKLLQEAGFSSENPATIEIWHSSGSVNSSQVAAILKSLAERDLDGMLQFIPNSIASAAFFKNLSQGLYQSILSNWYPDFLDADNYIYPFLYCAKGSAEEGCIEGGSQSQGSFYYNEQVNELISQQRQESDPQQRQQIFAQIQEILAEDAPYIPLWQTKEYAFAQNNINGVTINPSQTFPFWTISRQSTN encoded by the coding sequence ATGATTAACGGGTTTTGGCCTTGGAAGCGATTACGCCAGATAATCAAGTTTATGAGCTTATTTAGTCTCTGTTTCCTCTTGACAGTGGCTTGTAACCAACAACCCAACACAACCCCTTCCCCTACCGTTACCACAACCGGCGATCGCATTACCATCGGAACCACAGCCCAACCCCGTACCATCGATCCGGCAGATAGTTACGAAATGTCGGGACTAACCGTTATTTATAATCTGAGTGATACCCTTTACACCTACGAACTAGGCAGTACCACCCTAACACCTCAACTAGCCACAGAAATGCCCACTGTCAGCGATGATGGCTTAACTTATACGATTCCCCTACGAGAAGGGGTCACCTTTCACGACAACACCCCTTTTAATGCTGAGGCTATGGCCTTTTCTTTGGAACGGTTTATCAATAATGGAGGTAAACCCTCCTTCTTATTGGCTGATACGATCGACAGCGTAGAAGCCACAGGGGAGTACGAGTTAACCATTACCCTCAAACAACCGTTTTCTGCTTTTCCTGCCCTATTAGCTTTTCCTGGGGCTTGTGCCGTGTCTCCCCAAGCCTACCAAATAGGAGAAGGAAAGTTTATTCCGGATAACCTGGTGGGAACTGGCCCTTATAAACTGAATAATTTTACTAGCGACTCGGTACAATTAGACGTTTTCGAGAACTACTGGGGTCAAAAGCCGAACAACAAGGGCATTGATTTACAAATTTATCCTACAAACCCGGCTAATCTCTTTAATGCCTTTCGTACTCAAGCAGTGGATGTTGCTTATCAAGCCTTAACTGCTGAACAAATCGAACAACTACAACAAGACGCAGACTCAGGGAAAGGCCAGGTTATTGCTAACCCAGGAACCGCCATTGCTTTTATGGCGTTAAATGTGCAAACAGAGTTCGTGCAGCAAAAACCTGTTAGACAGGCGATCGCTTCTGTGATGGATCGTCAACTCCTGAATAATCGCATTCTCAAAGGCCAAGGGGAACCCCTCTACAGTATGATTCCGACGGCTTTTGAAGCTTCTCAACCTGTTTTTCAAGAACGTTATGGGGACAATGATAAAGAAGCAGCCAAAAAATTGCTCCAAGAGGCAGGTTTTTCCTCAGAGAACCCTGCCACTATAGAAATTTGGCATTCTTCGGGTTCGGTTAACTCTAGTCAAGTGGCTGCTATTCTCAAAAGTTTAGCGGAACGGGATTTAGATGGAATGTTACAATTTATTCCCAATAGTATTGCTTCGGCTGCCTTTTTCAAAAATTTAAGTCAGGGATTATATCAGTCAATATTATCTAATTGGTATCCTGACTTTTTAGATGCTGATAATTATATTTATCCTTTTCTTTATTGCGCTAAAGGTTCAGCCGAAGAAGGATGTATTGAAGGAGGTTCCCAAAGTCAAGGCTCGTTTTATTATAATGAACAAGTCAATGAATTAATTTCCCAACAAAGACAAGAATCAGACCCCCAACAAAGACAACAAATTTTTGCTCAAATTCAAGAGATTCTAGCTGAAGATGCGCCGTATATTCCCCTTTGGCAAACAAAAGAATACGCTTTTGCTCAAAATAATATTAATGGGGTAACTATTAATCCGAGTCAAACGTTTCCATTCTGGACTATTAGTCGTCAGTCTACTAATTAA
- a CDS encoding dihydroorotase has translation MTNSSHTLLRQIQVLDPVANTSIINDVLLGSGIIQAIDTHLDNIPPETKIIEGKGLILAPGLMDLYSYSGEPGYEDRETLQSLAAAAVAGGFTRVAILPDTSPLIDNLATLSHLKQQTQSIPSVTFDFWATLTHEKNGQQMTEFSELAKGGVIGFTDNQGIENLGLLRRVLEYLKPLKKPLAIVAEFPSLKGNGVMREGYFSTTYGLTGNPAITEATAVATILEMVAAIQTPVHLMRISTRRAVELIAWGKARGIPITASTTWMHLLLDSINIASYDPNLHLDPPLGNPDDRLALIEGISQGIIDAIAVDHHGYTYEEKTVPFAESPPGAIGLPLVLPLLWQRLVETKTLSALKLWKALSSNPRKCMGEIVNPIKAGHPLELIVFDPQETWTVSSSTLQCLNQNTPWLGKEIKGKVITELI, from the coding sequence ATGACAAACTCTTCCCATACATTACTGCGACAAATTCAAGTCTTAGATCCTGTAGCCAATACCAGCATTATTAATGATGTCTTATTAGGTTCAGGTATTATTCAAGCCATAGACACCCATCTGGATAATATTCCCCCTGAAACTAAAATTATCGAAGGGAAAGGCTTAATTCTTGCCCCAGGATTAATGGATTTGTATAGTTATAGTGGAGAACCTGGCTATGAAGACAGAGAAACCCTCCAGAGTTTAGCTGCTGCTGCGGTTGCCGGGGGATTTACCCGTGTGGCTATCCTTCCTGATACCTCACCCCTTATTGATAATTTAGCTACCCTTAGCCACTTAAAACAACAAACCCAGTCCATTCCATCAGTAACCTTTGATTTTTGGGCAACCCTCACCCATGAAAAAAACGGCCAACAAATGACCGAATTTTCTGAATTAGCGAAAGGGGGAGTCATTGGTTTTACAGACAATCAAGGAATTGAAAATTTAGGGTTACTCAGACGAGTCTTAGAATACTTGAAACCCCTAAAAAAACCGTTAGCCATCGTGGCTGAGTTTCCTTCTCTTAAAGGCAATGGTGTAATGCGAGAAGGGTATTTTTCCACCACTTATGGACTGACAGGAAACCCGGCCATAACAGAAGCCACTGCAGTAGCCACTATTTTAGAAATGGTAGCAGCCATACAAACCCCTGTGCATTTAATGCGAATTTCTACCCGTCGGGCTGTAGAATTAATCGCCTGGGGAAAAGCAAGGGGTATTCCCATCACTGCTAGTACCACCTGGATGCACCTATTACTTGATAGCATAAATATTGCCAGTTATGACCCCAATTTACACTTAGATCCCCCTTTAGGGAACCCCGACGATCGCTTGGCTTTAATTGAAGGTATTTCTCAAGGGATCATCGATGCGATCGCTGTTGATCATCATGGTTATACCTATGAAGAAAAAACGGTTCCTTTTGCTGAGTCTCCTCCTGGGGCGATCGGCTTACCATTAGTCTTACCTTTATTGTGGCAAAGGTTAGTCGAAACAAAAACATTGTCTGCTTTAAAGTTATGGAAAGCTTTAAGTAGTAATCCTAGAAAATGTATGGGAGAAATTGTTAATCCTATTAAAGCTGGTCATCCTTTAGAATTAATTGTTTTTGATCCTCAAGAAACTTGGACGGTGAGTTCATCTACGCTTCAATGTTTAAATCAGAATACTCCCTGGTTAGGTAAAGAAATTAAAGGGAAGGTAATCACTGAATTAATATGA
- a CDS encoding hybrid sensor histidine kinase/response regulator encodes MNSRYSNPDQFSEELFDKDIAQLFEDLGQDSDCLEPDGELDELANLFEQDLSATSALEESDPSMDSSLLSSLPSDEEISDLFYDDITWENNHDHKNQTSEEWHRDHPTDNREDGFFNDLTSAFEEFVQDDEMGELQKLLGTAESHQEIPSPLLSLYPPLETLASLLAQPATLSTDEVLDEATIAELAALIAAPAKAKQTPPTPALSPTQSTLASGSQGSDLDLEDDFRDLEALLEQADRTMGGSPTIAPSPGKRFSGGTSTRVTKTKAFEQTMRVPIKQLDNLSNLIGELVVKRNSLEQDQERLRQFLDNLLNQVHNLSDVGGRMQDLYERTLLEGALLASRNQSRTEPSDPFSTNNENHPVSNLPGNGEDRDLDALEMDRFTGFHLLSQEMIELIVRVRESASDIQFLVDETEQVSRNLRQVTTQLQEGMTKSRMVPFANTADRLPRAIREISRKLQKQAKLQVEGRDVLIDKMILEQLYDPMTHLVNNAITHGIEEPALRQKQGKPNEGRIQLRAFLQGNQTVITVADDGGGIDAERVKRKAIEKGLISPEEANILSETEIYDFLFHPGFSTRDEADDFAGRGVGLDVVRTSLRDIRGSVTIDSLRGKGTTFTIRLPLTLSISKALCCISDRARIAFPMDGVEDMKDYLPRDIMEDDTGEQYVIWNGQRLPVYPLNNLLSYNRQLGRNTVYGGQQEEETVSLVILRGAGTLLAVQVDQVMGEQEIVIKQIEGPIPKPAGIAGATVLGDGAIMPIGDVLELIAIAQGRLRTDTGSSIWQKQELGFETWTGERAEPTVLIVDDSITVRELLSLSFSKSGYRVEQARDGQEAWEKLRSGLPCDLVFCDIEMPRMNGLEFLSNVQKEADLSRLPVALLTSRGADRHRKVAAKLGATAYFTKPCPDQTLIEAAQRMLAGEILLSGSTKKPIPKPSSANDSEGKSTHEQASFSDNHTVLIIDDSVMVREMLSMSFSKAGYEIEQARDGQEAWEKLRGGLCCNLILCDIEMPRMTGLELLSRLQEDKKLSQIPIAMITSRGAQKMQRIAAERGAKGYFVKPYIEEVLLDAAKRLIAGEILLEVNSLVEQ; translated from the coding sequence ATGAACAGTCGTTATTCTAACCCAGATCAATTTAGCGAAGAATTATTTGATAAAGATATTGCCCAACTTTTTGAAGACTTGGGCCAAGATTCAGATTGTTTAGAACCTGATGGGGAATTAGACGAATTAGCTAATTTATTTGAACAGGACTTATCAGCTACATCTGCTCTAGAAGAGTCTGACCCTTCGATGGATAGTTCTCTGTTGTCTTCTTTACCATCGGATGAAGAAATTAGCGATTTATTTTATGATGACATCACTTGGGAAAACAATCATGATCACAAAAATCAGACCTCAGAAGAATGGCACAGAGATCACCCCACAGACAACAGAGAAGACGGCTTTTTTAACGATTTAACCTCCGCCTTTGAAGAATTTGTCCAAGATGATGAGATGGGAGAACTTCAGAAACTGTTAGGCACAGCAGAGTCCCATCAGGAAATCCCTTCACCCCTTTTATCTCTGTATCCCCCCTTAGAAACCTTAGCTTCACTTCTGGCACAACCTGCCACTCTTTCCACTGACGAGGTTTTAGATGAGGCAACCATTGCCGAATTAGCTGCCTTGATTGCGGCCCCGGCCAAAGCTAAACAGACACCTCCCACCCCTGCCTTATCCCCAACTCAATCCACCCTTGCTTCAGGTTCCCAAGGCTCAGACTTGGATCTAGAAGATGATTTCAGGGATCTCGAAGCCCTCTTAGAACAAGCTGATCGTACCATGGGAGGGTCCCCCACCATAGCACCATCCCCAGGAAAACGGTTTTCTGGAGGCACTTCAACCCGTGTCACGAAAACAAAAGCTTTTGAACAAACCATGCGGGTTCCCATTAAGCAACTGGATAATCTTAGTAATTTAATTGGGGAATTAGTGGTTAAACGCAATAGTTTAGAACAGGATCAAGAAAGACTCAGACAATTTTTAGATAACCTTCTCAACCAAGTCCATAACCTCAGCGACGTGGGGGGGCGCATGCAAGATTTATACGAACGAACCCTACTCGAAGGAGCTTTATTAGCCAGTCGGAATCAAAGTCGTACTGAACCGAGTGATCCCTTTAGCACGAACAATGAGAATCATCCCGTGTCTAACCTACCTGGCAATGGAGAAGATCGGGATTTAGATGCCCTGGAAATGGATCGTTTTACTGGTTTCCATTTACTCTCCCAAGAAATGATTGAACTGATTGTCAGGGTACGGGAATCGGCCTCTGATATTCAATTTTTAGTGGATGAAACCGAACAAGTCTCTCGCAACTTGCGACAAGTGACCACCCAACTGCAAGAAGGGATGACCAAATCTCGGATGGTTCCCTTTGCCAATACCGCCGATCGCTTACCCCGTGCTATTCGGGAAATTTCGAGAAAATTACAAAAACAAGCCAAGCTACAAGTAGAAGGGCGGGATGTTCTCATCGATAAGATGATCTTAGAACAACTCTACGATCCCATGACCCACTTAGTGAATAACGCCATTACCCACGGTATCGAAGAACCGGCACTGAGACAAAAACAAGGCAAACCCAATGAAGGCCGAATCCAGTTACGCGCGTTTCTCCAAGGCAATCAAACCGTGATCACCGTTGCCGATGATGGGGGTGGTATCGATGCCGAACGTGTGAAGCGTAAAGCCATCGAAAAAGGGCTTATTAGTCCTGAAGAAGCTAATATCCTCTCAGAAACCGAAATTTATGACTTCCTCTTTCATCCAGGATTTAGTACCCGTGACGAAGCCGATGATTTTGCCGGACGTGGGGTTGGGTTAGATGTGGTTCGCACCAGTTTACGAGACATTCGCGGTTCTGTTACCATCGATTCTCTTCGTGGCAAAGGAACCACCTTTACCATTCGCTTACCCCTAACCCTCAGCATTAGTAAAGCCCTCTGTTGTATTAGTGATCGCGCTCGCATTGCTTTTCCTATGGATGGAGTCGAAGATATGAAAGACTATCTCCCCAGAGATATAATGGAGGACGACACAGGGGAGCAATATGTAATCTGGAATGGCCAACGTCTGCCCGTCTATCCTCTCAACAATCTCTTGTCCTATAACCGTCAACTGGGTCGCAATACCGTTTATGGGGGTCAACAAGAAGAAGAGACAGTCTCTTTAGTCATCTTAAGGGGGGCTGGCACCTTACTGGCTGTGCAAGTCGATCAGGTAATGGGAGAACAAGAAATTGTTATCAAACAAATTGAAGGACCTATTCCCAAACCGGCGGGAATTGCCGGGGCGACGGTACTGGGGGATGGGGCAATTATGCCGATTGGGGATGTTTTAGAATTGATCGCCATTGCCCAAGGACGCTTACGCACCGATACCGGTAGTAGTATCTGGCAAAAACAAGAATTAGGGTTTGAGACGTGGACAGGGGAACGGGCTGAACCGACGGTACTAATTGTGGATGATTCGATTACAGTACGAGAATTGTTATCTTTGAGCTTTAGTAAGTCCGGGTATCGAGTCGAACAGGCCCGAGATGGTCAAGAAGCTTGGGAAAAACTGCGATCGGGCTTACCCTGTGATTTGGTGTTCTGTGACATTGAAATGCCCCGCATGAATGGCTTAGAGTTTCTATCCAATGTCCAAAAAGAAGCGGATCTTTCTCGATTACCTGTTGCTTTATTAACTTCCCGTGGTGCCGATCGCCATCGTAAGGTAGCCGCTAAATTAGGAGCAACCGCTTACTTTACCAAACCTTGTCCCGATCAAACCCTCATAGAAGCTGCCCAACGGATGTTGGCCGGAGAAATTTTATTATCCGGTAGCACTAAAAAGCCTATACCAAAACCCTCATCAGCTAATGATTCAGAAGGAAAGTCAACCCATGAGCAAGCTTCTTTTTCTGACAATCATACCGTGTTAATTATTGATGATTCGGTTATGGTCAGGGAAATGCTTTCTATGAGCTTTAGCAAGGCAGGATATGAGATAGAACAGGCCCGAGATGGTCAAGAAGCTTGGGAAAAATTACGGGGTGGTTTATGTTGCAATTTAATCCTCTGTGATATCGAAATGCCAAGAATGACGGGGTTAGAATTGTTATCCCGTTTGCAAGAAGATAAGAAACTATCCCAGATTCCGATTGCTATGATTACCTCCCGTGGAGCGCAGAAAATGCAGCGTATTGCAGCCGAAAGAGGAGCAAAAGGCTATTTTGTCAAGCCTTACATTGAAGAGGTGTTATTAGATGCTGCTAAACGGTTAATTGCCGGGGAGATTTTACTGGAGGTTAACAGTCTCGTTGAGCAGTAA
- a CDS encoding tetratricopeptide repeat protein, with amino-acid sequence MTQYKVYYLLLFSIILPISISCQNNTSSSSIESSPKIISSPTPPIQVVSAEDKKKAANLRQIGLQYRQQGQIQQAVNSLEESVNLDPENISGLVVLGWTYHLNQQGDVATKTLKNALKVDNNHVPALNALGIVYLVNNDLDKAVETHNKAIDLKPDNEIAHYNLSLAYHRLQQPEQAEIHGKKATLLEPENPHPWVALALVYQQKKDNQSMKETYKKAIALDSRYRHINFLNHLEQAGFSQKQIEEVKQILTKL; translated from the coding sequence ATGACTCAATATAAAGTTTATTATCTTCTACTTTTTTCTATTATTCTTCCTATCTCTATTAGTTGTCAAAATAATACTTCATCTTCATCTATAGAGTCTTCTCCTAAGATAATTTCTTCTCCGACTCCTCCTATTCAAGTTGTGTCTGCTGAAGACAAGAAAAAAGCGGCTAATCTAAGACAAATTGGCTTACAATATCGTCAACAAGGACAAATACAACAAGCCGTTAATTCCTTAGAAGAATCGGTAAATCTTGATCCAGAAAATATCTCTGGTTTAGTAGTATTAGGATGGACTTATCATTTAAACCAGCAGGGAGATGTGGCAACAAAAACTCTAAAAAATGCTTTGAAAGTGGATAACAATCATGTTCCTGCGTTGAATGCTTTGGGAATTGTTTATTTAGTTAATAATGATTTAGATAAAGCAGTAGAAACCCATAATAAAGCTATCGATTTAAAACCAGATAACGAAATTGCTCACTATAATCTGAGTTTAGCTTATCATCGTCTGCAACAACCTGAGCAAGCAGAAATTCACGGAAAAAAAGCAACTTTACTTGAACCCGAAAACCCTCATCCTTGGGTAGCCTTAGCTTTAGTCTATCAGCAAAAAAAGGACAACCAATCAATGAAAGAAACTTATAAAAAAGCGATAGCTTTAGACAGTCGTTATCGCCACATTAATTTTTTAAATCATTTAGAACAAGCAGGATTTAGTCAAAAACAAATTGAGGAAGTAAAACAAATATTAACTAAGCTTTAA
- a CDS encoding Uma2 family endonuclease yields MLTVISPETIYLSAGTVVKSPATWQEYQALCDRRGDYSIPRIKYRCGEVLLMSPLPKHGREASLIADIIKVLLDQSGREYDAFTPVTMQLPEENGIEPDYCFYINHWQAISGKERIDWLNDPPPDLVLEIDVTSYSDVIDYLPYQVPEVWLFRNQQLLIYQLEDNNYCAKLQSQYFPEINLADVVAQCWEIAYQRNTSAAIRHLKQWLEE; encoded by the coding sequence ATGTTAACGGTTATTTCGCCTGAAACAATCTATCTATCAGCCGGAACAGTGGTAAAATCACCCGCCACTTGGCAAGAATATCAAGCATTATGCGATCGCAGAGGAGACTATTCAATTCCTCGGATTAAGTACCGTTGTGGAGAAGTTTTATTGATGTCACCGTTACCTAAGCATGGACGAGAAGCCAGCTTAATTGCTGATATTATCAAAGTTCTTCTCGATCAATCTGGACGTGAATACGATGCTTTTACCCCAGTAACGATGCAACTTCCTGAAGAAAACGGTATTGAACCAGACTATTGCTTTTATATCAACCATTGGCAAGCAATTTCCGGTAAGGAACGCATTGATTGGCTTAATGACCCACCCCCAGATTTAGTGCTAGAAATTGATGTTACCAGCTATTCTGACGTAATAGACTATCTCCCTTATCAAGTCCCCGAAGTCTGGTTATTTCGTAACCAGCAACTGCTTATTTATCAACTTGAGGACAATAACTATTGTGCTAAATTACAAAGTCAGTATTTCCCAGAGATTAATCTTGCTGATGTGGTAGCACAATGTTGGGAAATTGCCTATCAACGCAATACCAGTGCAGCCATTCGCCATCTAAAGCAGTGGTTAGAAGAGTAG
- the era gene encoding GTPase Era, with the protein MNENLDLGNLSTIPIAPEGFKSGFVGIIGRPNVGKSTLMNQLIGQKIAITSPVSQTTRNRLQGILTTDKAQIIFVDTPGIHKPHHTLGKIIVKNAKTAINSVDIILLVVDSSVKSGGGDRYIIDLLKTVNQPVILGLNKSDQQTEKYQEIDESYANLIQDHNWPMIKFSALTGDGVETLQNTLIEQLEPGPYYYPPDLITDQPERFIMAELIREQILQLTRQEVPHSVAVTIEKVEESPKITKIFAAINVERSSQKGIIIGQKGNMLKAIGTTAREQIQKLIAGEVFLKLFVKVEPQWRQSNLRLAEFGYRVEE; encoded by the coding sequence ATGAACGAAAATCTAGATTTAGGCAATTTATCAACTATTCCTATTGCTCCAGAAGGGTTTAAATCAGGATTTGTGGGGATAATTGGTCGTCCCAATGTGGGGAAATCAACCCTAATGAATCAACTAATCGGACAAAAAATAGCCATTACTTCCCCCGTTTCTCAAACCACTCGTAACCGACTACAGGGAATTTTGACTACAGACAAAGCCCAGATTATCTTTGTCGATACTCCAGGAATCCATAAACCCCATCATACCCTAGGAAAAATCATTGTAAAAAATGCAAAAACTGCCATTAATTCCGTTGATATTATCCTATTAGTAGTAGACAGTTCCGTAAAATCAGGAGGCGGCGATCGCTATATTATTGATCTCCTCAAAACTGTGAATCAGCCTGTAATTTTAGGATTGAATAAAAGCGATCAACAAACCGAAAAGTATCAAGAAATCGATGAAAGTTATGCCAATTTAATTCAAGACCATAATTGGCCAATGATTAAATTTTCTGCTCTCACAGGAGACGGTGTAGAAACCTTACAAAACACCTTAATTGAACAATTAGAACCAGGCCCCTATTATTATCCCCCTGACCTCATTACGGATCAACCCGAAAGGTTTATTATGGCAGAATTAATCAGAGAACAAATTTTACAATTGACCCGGCAAGAAGTTCCCCATTCCGTCGCTGTTACCATTGAAAAAGTAGAAGAAAGTCCCAAAATTACCAAAATTTTTGCAGCCATTAACGTTGAAAGAAGCTCCCAAAAAGGGATTATTATTGGCCAAAAAGGAAATATGCTCAAAGCCATTGGAACCACAGCCAGAGAACAAATTCAAAAATTAATTGCAGGAGAAGTATTTTTAAAACTCTTTGTTAAAGTAGAACCCCAATGGCGACAGTCTAACTTACGTTTAGCGGAATTTGGCTATCGAGTTGAAGAATAA